One Elephas maximus indicus isolate mEleMax1 chromosome 16, mEleMax1 primary haplotype, whole genome shotgun sequence DNA window includes the following coding sequences:
- the TECTB gene encoding beta-tectorin, translated as MVMRAFVLLAVFVEASARSCIPNKADVILVFCYPKTIITKIPECPYGWEVHQLALGGLCYNGVHEGGYYQFVIPDLSPKNKSYCGTQSEYKPPIYHFYSHIVSNDSTVIVKNQPVNYSFSCTYHSTYLVNQAAFDQRVATVLVKNGSTGTFESQLSLNFYTNAKFSIKKEAPFVLETSEIGSDLFAGVEAKGLSIRFKVVLNSCWATPSADFMYPLQWQLINKGCPTDETVFVHENGKDHRATFQFNAFRFQNIPKLSKVWLHCETFICDSEKLSCPVNCDKRKRLLQDQTGGVLVVELTLRSRGFSSLYSFSDVLYHLLVMLGICGIL; from the exons ATGGTGATGAGGGCTTTTGTCCTGTTGGCCGTCTTTGTGGAAGCCTCTGCGAGGTCATGCATTCCAAATAAAGCAG ATGTCATTCTTGTGTTTTGTTACCCTAAAACCATCATCACCAAAATCCCTGAGTGTCCCTATGGATGGGAAGTGCATCAGCTGGCCCTCGGAGGGCTGTGTTACAACGGAGTCCACGAAGGAGGATACTACCAGTTTGTAATCCCAGATCTGTCACCTAAAAACAAGTCCTACTGTGGAACTCAGTCCGAG TACAAGCCCCCTATCTACCACTTCTACAGCCACATTGTTTCCAATGACAGCACGGTGATCGTGAAGAACCAGCCCGTGAACTACTCCTTCTCCTGCACCTATCACTCCACCTACTTGGTGAACCAGGCTGCCTTTGACCAGAG AGTGGCCACTGTTCTTGTGAAGAACGGGAGCACGGGCACATTTGAAAGCCAATTGTCTCTCAACTTCTACACT AATGCCAAGTTCTCCATAAAAAAAGAAGCCCCCTTTGTGCTGGAGACATCCGAAATTGGTTCAGATCTTTTTGCAGGAGTAGAAGCCAAAGGGTTAAGCATTCG ATTTAAGGTGGTGTTGAACAGCTGCTGGGCCACACCCTCAGCTGATTTCATGTATCCCTTGCAGTGGCAGCTGATCAACAAGGG CTGCCCCACGGATGAAACGGTGTTTGTGCATGAGAACGGGAAAGATCACAGGGCAACCTTCCAGTTCAACGCCTTCCGGTTCCAGAACATCCCCAAGCTCTCCAAGGTCTGGTTACACTGTGAGACGTTCATCTGTGACAGTGAGAAGCTTTCCTGCCCAGTG AACTGTGATAAGCGGAAGCGCCTCCTCCAGGACCAGACCGGGGGCGTCCTGGTGGTGGAGCTCACCCTCCGCA GCAGGGGATTCTCAAGTCTCTATAGCTTCTCAG ATGTTCTCTACCACCTCCTCGTGATGCTGGGAATTTGTGGCATCTTATAG